A stretch of the Clostridiales bacterium genome encodes the following:
- a CDS encoding transcriptional regulator, producing the protein MRFFRIGEKVVSQQKLFDAIGDILADREAGATQEETARTHGVQRSFVSFIESLGEVRRGARIAMVGFPVANAEEVKRVAEEHGVDFTLVFNQAERESIEGFSGAEVFNRLLETLAALRDYDTIILLASDWRIELVERILGREVIAVSLGPSPLREDVTVDIGEITQLLTGIGSARAPRPRSGRVSAALRQAAERAGRWTPSKR; encoded by the coding sequence GTGAGGTTTTTTCGCATCGGCGAGAAGGTCGTAAGTCAGCAGAAGCTCTTTGACGCGATAGGCGACATCCTCGCCGATCGTGAGGCTGGCGCTACGCAGGAGGAGACCGCGCGTACGCACGGCGTCCAGAGGTCGTTTGTCTCGTTCATCGAGTCACTCGGCGAGGTGCGGCGCGGCGCACGTATCGCGATGGTCGGTTTCCCCGTGGCCAACGCTGAAGAGGTCAAACGCGTGGCCGAGGAGCACGGTGTGGATTTCACGCTCGTGTTCAATCAGGCGGAACGCGAGAGTATTGAGGGTTTCTCCGGAGCGGAGGTCTTCAACCGGTTGCTTGAGACGCTCGCCGCGCTACGGGACTACGACACGATCATCTTGCTTGCGAGCGACTGGAGGATCGAGCTGGTCGAGCGCATCTTGGGCCGCGAGGTGATCGCGGTCTCGCTCGGCCCGTCACCGCTTCGGGAGGATGTCACGGTCGACATCGGTGAGATCACGCAGCTGCTCACGGGGATCGGATCGGCGCGCGCGCCACGTCCACGCAGCGGCAGGGTGAGCGCCGCGCTGAGGCAGGCGGCCGAGAGGGCCGGGAGGTGGACACCGTCAAAGAGGTAG
- a CDS encoding HAMP domain-containing protein, whose translation MLSSIRIRLLAILLAVAIASAAGLSWYFLAQLESLGLDALEDRLAAEAILAAALLGELDPGGAAGAPGSEEALQQVLEEADGRLFSRIRVLDGAGIALADSAGPDGAGLDYSERTEVGEALAGRYGAAARIDEENRYVIYVAYPIRSEGRIVGAAYASAPTVTVMNALRDYRDRLIWALASFIVVTLLIAEFLSRWLSRPLRHLEASAHALADGDLTVRVAPGGPRETRAVGETFNTMADAVEHVVSELRNEEKRTSRFVSDVSHELRTPLTAIRGAAETLLDGEVPPYEASRFLTTIVSESERLARLASDLMTLQRIEGATGELPLSCIDLGDIARRAIEVLEPLLAERGVSVEIAGAAPMVLGDKDRLQQVLANLVDNASRVAGAGTSVRIELEERDGRAVLSVLDEGPGIAEGDLDRLFDRFYRTEPSRTRATGGSGLGLAIVKAIVTAHAGEIEVANRPEGGAQFTISLPALKE comes from the coding sequence GTGCTGTCCTCGATTCGCATCCGTCTCCTCGCTATCCTGCTTGCCGTCGCGATCGCTTCGGCGGCTGGACTGTCGTGGTACTTCCTCGCGCAGCTCGAATCGCTCGGGCTCGACGCGCTTGAGGACCGGCTCGCCGCCGAGGCCATCCTGGCGGCAGCGCTCCTTGGAGAGCTAGATCCCGGGGGTGCCGCCGGAGCGCCGGGATCCGAGGAAGCTCTACAGCAGGTTCTTGAGGAGGCCGACGGACGGCTGTTCTCCCGTATCCGTGTGCTTGACGGGGCGGGAATCGCACTCGCCGACTCCGCTGGACCTGACGGGGCGGGGCTCGACTACAGCGAACGGACCGAGGTCGGCGAGGCGCTGGCGGGCCGCTACGGCGCGGCTGCGCGCATCGACGAAGAGAACCGCTACGTGATATACGTGGCCTACCCGATACGCTCCGAAGGCCGGATCGTCGGGGCCGCGTACGCGTCGGCGCCAACGGTTACGGTGATGAACGCGCTTCGCGACTACCGCGACCGGCTCATCTGGGCGCTTGCGTCGTTCATCGTGGTCACTCTACTGATCGCTGAGTTCCTCTCACGATGGCTCTCGCGTCCGCTGCGGCATCTCGAAGCGAGTGCGCACGCGTTAGCCGACGGAGACCTCACGGTGCGGGTCGCACCCGGAGGCCCGCGGGAGACGCGCGCCGTAGGCGAGACGTTCAACACGATGGCCGATGCGGTCGAACACGTAGTGAGCGAGTTGCGCAACGAGGAGAAGCGGACGTCGCGCTTTGTCTCGGATGTGAGCCACGAACTGCGCACCCCGCTGACCGCCATCCGCGGCGCCGCCGAAACCTTGCTCGACGGTGAGGTCCCGCCCTACGAGGCGTCACGGTTTCTCACGACGATCGTGAGCGAGTCGGAGCGCCTCGCCCGTCTCGCCAGCGATCTTATGACACTCCAACGGATAGAGGGGGCAACCGGCGAACTGCCGCTCTCCTGCATCGATCTGGGCGACATCGCCCGCCGAGCCATCGAGGTCCTCGAACCCCTGCTCGCCGAGCGTGGCGTCAGTGTCGAGATCGCTGGGGCCGCGCCGATGGTACTGGGCGACAAGGACCGGCTTCAGCAGGTGCTCGCGAACCTCGTCGACAATGCTTCGCGCGTCGCCGGAGCAGGCACGAGCGTGCGAATCGAACTCGAGGAGAGGGACGGCCGTGCGGTGCTCTCAGTGCTCGACGAAGGTCCCGGGATAGCCGAAGGGGACCTAGACCGCCTGTTCGATCGTTTCTACCGCACCGAGCCGAGCCGTACGCGCGCAACCGGCGGCTCCGGCCTTGGGCTGGCGATCGTCAAGGCTATCGTCACAGCTCACGCAGGCGAAATCGAAGTAGCCAACCGGCCCGAAGGCGGAGCGCAATTCACGATCAGCCTCCCAGCACTCAAAGAGTGA
- a CDS encoding type III pantothenate kinase: MILAVDIGNTHTVLGLFDESGLGEHWRTSSNPALTADELRIKLAALLADGGHALGDIDHVIISSVVPRLTAAYQEVAEEACGRVPMVVGPGLKTGMTIRYDNPHEVGADRIVNGIAAYLALGGPVVVVDFGTATTIDVIDGTGAYLGGAIAPGVETSAEALFTKAARLSKVDLDAPPKVIGTNTRTSVQAGLILGEAAMVDGLVRRVWEELGTQTPVMATGGLAAKMAPICETITAVDPDLTLKGLVEVYRRNT, translated from the coding sequence GTGATACTGGCGGTCGACATCGGAAACACCCATACCGTACTCGGCTTGTTCGATGAATCGGGCTTGGGCGAACATTGGCGGACGTCGAGTAACCCGGCGCTCACGGCTGACGAGTTGCGAATCAAGCTTGCCGCGTTGCTCGCGGACGGCGGACACGCGCTCGGCGACATCGACCACGTCATCATCTCGTCAGTGGTGCCACGACTGACCGCCGCCTACCAGGAGGTCGCCGAGGAAGCGTGTGGGCGCGTTCCGATGGTGGTGGGACCTGGGCTCAAGACGGGGATGACCATACGCTACGACAACCCGCACGAGGTCGGGGCGGACCGCATAGTCAACGGCATCGCCGCATACTTGGCCCTCGGTGGCCCGGTCGTCGTGGTTGATTTTGGTACCGCCACGACCATCGATGTCATCGACGGCACGGGGGCGTATCTTGGCGGGGCGATCGCGCCGGGAGTCGAGACGAGCGCTGAAGCGCTATTCACCAAGGCCGCACGTCTGTCGAAGGTGGACCTTGACGCTCCGCCCAAGGTTATTGGCACCAACACGCGCACGAGCGTGCAGGCCGGCCTCATTCTCGGTGAGGCGGCTATGGTCGACGGGCTCGTGCGAAGAGTGTGGGAGGAGCTTGGTACGCAGACGCCGGTGATGGCGACAGGCGGTCTCGCAGCCAAGATGGCGCCGATCTGTGAGACGATCACCGCTGTCGATCCCGACCTCACGCTCAAAGGGCTCGTCGAGGTGTACCGGCGCAACACCTGA
- a CDS encoding quinate 5-dehydrogenase, whose protein sequence is MDTVKEVVSVSLGSSVRDHVVEIELLGERFRLTREGFDGDTRRAADRLELLDGQVDALSLGGIDRYLRAAGRDYHFRATRKLAARVHETPLVCGAAIKGPLEHAAVRYMTETLGLDLAGKRVLVTSAVDRYGLAEGFHEAGCAMAYGDLLFALGFPVLIRDKVTLDRTIRVVAPIAAQLPFSWLYPTGAAQDRPPSVKRAHLYDEFDIIAGDYQYVRAFMPTDMTGKWVVTNTTTASDVEFLRDRGVGLLVTTTPRLGGRSFGTNVIEAALVAHAGAPAELTTDEYLRLIAEAEIRPDARWLQGSNGVIQG, encoded by the coding sequence GTGGACACCGTCAAAGAGGTAGTGAGCGTGTCCCTCGGTTCTTCGGTTCGCGACCACGTGGTCGAGATCGAGCTTCTTGGCGAGCGGTTCCGGCTTACGCGGGAGGGCTTCGATGGCGACACGCGGCGGGCGGCGGACCGGCTCGAGCTCCTCGACGGCCAAGTAGACGCCCTCAGTCTTGGCGGCATAGATCGCTACCTGCGGGCGGCTGGCCGCGACTACCACTTCCGCGCCACCCGCAAGCTCGCAGCGCGGGTGCACGAGACGCCGCTCGTGTGCGGCGCGGCGATCAAGGGCCCGCTTGAGCACGCGGCGGTGCGCTACATGACCGAGACGCTCGGACTCGATCTTGCGGGAAAGCGGGTGCTCGTGACCTCGGCGGTTGACCGTTATGGATTGGCCGAGGGCTTTCACGAGGCCGGGTGCGCGATGGCCTACGGCGACTTGCTCTTCGCGCTGGGGTTTCCCGTGCTTATACGCGACAAGGTGACGCTCGACCGAACGATCCGTGTCGTCGCCCCTATCGCGGCGCAGCTGCCCTTCTCGTGGCTCTATCCCACAGGAGCGGCGCAGGACAGGCCACCGTCAGTGAAACGGGCTCATCTCTACGATGAGTTCGACATCATCGCTGGCGACTATCAGTACGTTCGCGCGTTCATGCCAACTGATATGACCGGCAAGTGGGTCGTCACCAACACTACGACCGCTTCCGATGTTGAGTTCCTGAGAGATCGTGGTGTGGGACTGTTAGTCACCACGACTCCGCGGCTTGGCGGACGCTCCTTTGGCACAAACGTGATCGAGGCTGCGCTCGTCGCGCACGCGGGCGCACCCGCAGAGCTCACAACAGACGAGTACCTCCGTCTTATCGCGGAGGCGGAAATCAGGCCCGATGCGCGGTGGCTCCAGGGCTCTAACGGAGTCATTCAGGGATGA
- a CDS encoding AAA family ATPase, which translates to MWLARIDAERYGGVAGTGLGPLGPGLNVVLGPNEAGKSTLTALVRHVLYGFPDRRATERAYRVEGAGRHGRLVFADEAGEWVVERVEGPGGGTVTVRTVRGPERPELHAELIRGVTAEAYRVVFGFGLADMAGIVASSDSVVSRLYQAGAGLAASPQDVCAQLAAEAEQLFTPRGRIPVINAAALEAAELHEKIRELGRSAGELESQRESLATLDARAAEAREGVRKAERRRDESAACLRQVESSEERIREISASLVELRRELALARGAVEKAVVDTRVIEAAPVIETLAAEVVAHRERLPRVAAARSRIDALTRGVADRLSEAGLDEERAALVPVGAEDRAAVDHARDRLLRLELRAEEAVRARDKARAAVEAFRAAELRAGSGRTVTPVPVHRLSWALLALGGAGVVAGWLGAVWPLAGFGLLVALAGSALVLYGRRTAEHVPVIAAHAAEEHRLDVEARRTAADEERESSALQDAREEWRSWCAKRGLGDVLTPAAVAAVFDAVVEANRLAADRECSRHELAGEEELLDAFTARVRDLAAALNVDTANLSFVTAPEVVARTVELLADARERERVAAAAGEVVEKVSPRIAALETAERDETERVVAALAEIGIESGRLETVAFVEEAARDATEARKRLEELEHDRARIAGAIEAAETETRAGALGLELTGVRERIAANAERYAVVRVALAMLAEARGVYDRERQPAVVQAAGGVLATMTGGRYRSLSIPLGTTGVTLYDAQSRAKDIEILSTGTAEQLYLALRIALLGTLGEIGAGLPVLMDDVFVNFDPQRKAGAAAAVAEFARERQVIVFTCHPETRTLLADADPDLATFTLDRC; encoded by the coding sequence ATGTGGCTGGCACGTATCGACGCGGAACGCTACGGAGGAGTCGCCGGGACGGGACTGGGTCCGCTCGGACCGGGACTCAACGTCGTGCTCGGACCAAACGAGGCCGGCAAGAGCACGCTAACGGCGCTTGTGCGCCACGTGTTGTACGGCTTTCCTGACCGTAGGGCCACGGAACGCGCGTATCGCGTCGAAGGTGCTGGAAGGCACGGGAGATTAGTCTTTGCTGATGAAGCCGGAGAGTGGGTTGTCGAGCGTGTGGAAGGACCTGGCGGGGGTACCGTCACGGTGCGCACGGTGCGTGGTCCTGAGCGTCCCGAGTTGCACGCGGAGCTCATCCGCGGGGTGACGGCCGAGGCGTACCGAGTCGTGTTCGGGTTCGGGCTTGCGGACATGGCCGGCATTGTCGCGTCCTCCGATAGTGTCGTTTCGCGTCTCTACCAGGCCGGAGCCGGTCTCGCCGCGAGTCCCCAAGATGTCTGCGCACAACTTGCCGCCGAGGCGGAGCAGCTCTTCACTCCCCGGGGCCGAATCCCGGTAATCAACGCGGCGGCACTGGAAGCCGCGGAGCTGCACGAGAAGATCAGGGAGCTCGGCAGGTCCGCGGGCGAGCTCGAATCACAACGCGAGTCGCTTGCGACACTCGATGCGCGCGCCGCCGAGGCGCGGGAGGGGGTCCGGAAAGCGGAGCGTCGCCGGGATGAGTCTGCCGCGTGTTTGCGACAGGTTGAGTCGAGTGAGGAGCGCATCCGCGAGATATCGGCATCGCTAGTCGAGCTACGCAGGGAGCTTGCGCTTGCTCGTGGCGCTGTTGAAAAGGCCGTCGTGGACACGCGGGTGATCGAGGCGGCACCGGTGATCGAAACCTTAGCTGCTGAAGTCGTGGCCCACCGCGAGCGCCTTCCTCGTGTGGCCGCCGCTCGATCCCGCATAGACGCGCTCACCAGGGGAGTGGCCGATCGTTTGTCGGAAGCGGGACTCGATGAGGAGCGCGCGGCGCTCGTTCCCGTGGGCGCTGAAGATCGCGCGGCGGTCGACCATGCGCGTGACCGGCTGCTCCGGCTCGAGCTTCGCGCCGAGGAAGCCGTTCGCGCGCGGGACAAGGCCCGCGCTGCGGTGGAGGCGTTTCGGGCCGCGGAGTTGCGGGCCGGTTCGGGGCGGACCGTGACACCCGTGCCGGTGCACAGGCTCTCATGGGCGCTTCTTGCGCTCGGTGGCGCGGGGGTGGTGGCCGGGTGGCTGGGTGCGGTGTGGCCGCTTGCCGGGTTCGGGTTGCTGGTCGCGCTCGCGGGGTCAGCGCTCGTCCTTTATGGGCGGCGGACTGCGGAGCATGTCCCCGTCATCGCAGCCCACGCCGCCGAGGAGCACCGTCTCGACGTTGAGGCGCGCCGTACCGCTGCGGATGAAGAACGAGAGTCCAGCGCGCTTCAAGACGCGCGCGAGGAGTGGAGATCGTGGTGCGCGAAGCGTGGCCTCGGAGACGTCTTGACCCCTGCGGCGGTCGCGGCCGTGTTCGACGCTGTAGTCGAGGCCAACCGCCTTGCGGCGGATCGAGAGTGCTCGCGGCACGAGCTTGCCGGTGAGGAGGAGTTGCTTGACGCGTTCACCGCGCGCGTGAGGGATCTCGCGGCTGCGCTCAATGTCGATACAGCAAACCTGTCTTTCGTCACAGCGCCCGAAGTGGTCGCACGCACTGTCGAGCTGCTGGCCGATGCGAGAGAGCGGGAGCGTGTCGCGGCGGCGGCGGGGGAGGTTGTCGAGAAGGTGTCGCCTCGCATCGCCGCGCTTGAGACCGCTGAGCGCGATGAGACAGAGCGTGTCGTCGCTGCGCTCGCTGAGATCGGGATCGAAAGCGGCCGCCTGGAGACGGTGGCGTTCGTCGAGGAAGCGGCGCGCGACGCGACGGAGGCGAGGAAGCGTCTCGAGGAACTCGAACATGACCGCGCGCGCATCGCCGGGGCGATCGAGGCTGCGGAAACCGAGACTCGGGCGGGAGCGCTCGGCCTAGAGCTGACCGGCGTGCGTGAGCGTATCGCCGCCAACGCTGAGCGCTACGCGGTGGTGAGAGTCGCGCTTGCGATGCTCGCTGAAGCGCGGGGTGTCTACGACCGGGAGCGTCAACCCGCCGTGGTTCAGGCGGCGGGAGGCGTTCTGGCGACCATGACCGGCGGTCGCTACCGTTCACTGTCGATCCCGCTTGGGACCACGGGAGTCACTCTCTACGATGCCCAAAGCAGAGCCAAGGACATAGAGATCCTTTCGACCGGTACTGCGGAACAACTCTACCTGGCGCTCAGGATAGCGCTCCTCGGCACTCTCGGTGAGATCGGCGCTGGATTGCCCGTGCTCATGGATGACGTATTTGTCAACTTCGACCCGCAGCGCAAGGCGGGCGCGGCGGCTGCGGTTGCCGAGTTCGCTCGCGAGCGGCAGGTAATCGTGTTCACGTGTCACCCCGAGACACGCACTCTCCTCGCGGACGCTGATCCTGACCTCGCCACCTTCACGCTCGATCGGTGTTGA
- a CDS encoding response regulator transcription factor produces the protein MTNGPARILVVDDEDSIVQFISYNLAKEGYKIDTAAAGDEALERATATRYDLIVLDIMLPGPDGYEVVRRLRVNSDVPVLLLSARDTELDKVVGLELGADDYLSKPFGIRELQARVKALLRRASVTSGLPDELPGERLEASGVVLDESTHQAHHGETLIDLTPREFELLATLMRYSGKVLSREQLLRQAWGWEYLVETKTVDTHIKRLRDKLAAAGVDPAVIETVRGYGYRIGA, from the coding sequence ATGACCAACGGACCGGCGCGAATCCTCGTGGTAGACGACGAGGATTCAATTGTTCAGTTCATCTCGTACAACCTCGCCAAGGAGGGCTACAAGATCGACACGGCCGCGGCGGGCGACGAGGCACTCGAACGCGCCACCGCGACCCGCTACGACCTCATCGTCCTCGATATCATGCTTCCCGGTCCAGACGGCTATGAAGTGGTACGTCGACTTCGCGTCAACAGCGACGTCCCGGTGCTTCTTCTCTCGGCCCGCGACACGGAACTGGACAAGGTGGTGGGCCTCGAGCTCGGAGCCGACGATTACCTCTCGAAACCCTTTGGAATCCGGGAGTTGCAGGCGCGTGTCAAAGCGTTGTTGCGCCGCGCTTCAGTAACTTCCGGACTTCCCGATGAGCTCCCGGGCGAACGCCTCGAGGCCTCTGGCGTCGTGCTCGACGAGTCGACGCACCAGGCGCACCACGGCGAAACCCTCATCGATCTGACACCCCGGGAGTTCGAGTTGCTCGCGACTCTCATGCGTTACTCCGGCAAGGTTCTCAGCCGGGAACAGCTACTGCGCCAAGCGTGGGGATGGGAGTACCTCGTCGAGACCAAGACGGTCGACACGCACATCAAGCGCTTGCGCGACAAACTCGCGGCCGCTGGAGTTGACCCCGCTGTCATCGAGACGGTGCGCGGTTACGGCTACCGCATCGGCGCGTAA